From the genome of Bacillota bacterium, one region includes:
- a CDS encoding UDP-N-acetylmuramoyl-L-alanine--D-glutamate ligase, which produces MHLKDKSILVVGAGKSGTAAASFLAGKGARPVLTDTRPVEAFNGTLEHLREQGVVFSLGSCPKITAALFDLVVVSPGVPLTVPPVVKAQEAGVPVIGELELAWRFSKAPVVAITGTNGKTTTTSLVGEIFKDAGYRTLVAGNIGIPLVDMIEDYGPQDMVVAEVSSFQLETTTSFRPRVGAVLNITPDHLDRHGSMEEYIKAKANTFSYQEQGDYAVLNYDDPITRDLSKWARGQVIFFSRRHSLERGVFVHREKIVARLETGETTEILPVSELALPGAHNLENALAAVASSLAMKVKAEVIAHTLQTFAGVAHRLELVGEINGVMYINDSKGTNPEASIKALEAYEAPIVLIAGGRNKGSDFKALAGKIKEKAKAVVVLGESAEDIAEAAKAAGCNRVLRVKDFREAVLLAQREAGAGDIVLLSPACASWDMFKSYEERGNLFKQVVNDLRG; this is translated from the coding sequence ATGCACTTAAAGGATAAATCAATACTGGTGGTGGGTGCCGGAAAGAGTGGTACGGCAGCGGCTAGTTTTTTGGCAGGTAAGGGTGCCCGGCCTGTCCTGACCGACACCAGGCCGGTGGAAGCTTTTAACGGTACATTGGAACACCTGCGGGAGCAAGGTGTTGTATTTTCTTTGGGCAGCTGCCCTAAAATAACTGCCGCGCTTTTTGATTTAGTGGTTGTAAGTCCGGGAGTGCCGCTTACTGTGCCTCCCGTAGTAAAGGCGCAGGAAGCGGGGGTTCCTGTCATAGGCGAACTGGAACTGGCCTGGCGTTTTAGCAAAGCCCCTGTGGTTGCTATAACAGGTACTAACGGAAAGACAACCACCACCAGTCTAGTGGGTGAAATCTTTAAAGATGCGGGATACAGGACACTTGTGGCGGGCAATATCGGAATTCCTCTGGTGGATATGATAGAAGATTACGGGCCACAGGATATGGTGGTCGCAGAGGTTTCCAGCTTTCAACTGGAAACTACCACTTCTTTCCGTCCACGTGTAGGTGCGGTATTGAATATAACCCCTGACCACCTGGACAGACATGGCTCTATGGAAGAATATATTAAGGCTAAGGCAAATACTTTTTCTTATCAAGAGCAAGGTGATTATGCCGTGCTGAATTACGATGACCCTATTACCCGGGACTTGTCTAAGTGGGCAAGGGGACAGGTCATATTTTTTAGCCGCCGGCATAGTTTAGAAAGAGGTGTCTTTGTCCACCGGGAAAAAATTGTGGCCAGGTTGGAAACCGGGGAGACAACGGAAATCTTACCGGTGTCCGAACTTGCCCTACCCGGCGCCCATAACTTGGAAAACGCGCTGGCCGCGGTGGCCAGTAGCCTGGCTATGAAGGTAAAGGCCGAAGTCATCGCACATACCCTACAGACCTTTGCGGGGGTAGCTCACCGTCTGGAACTAGTCGGTGAAATAAATGGCGTAATGTACATAAATGATTCTAAGGGTACTAACCCTGAGGCCAGTATTAAGGCCCTTGAGGCATATGAGGCACCAATAGTTTTGATTGCCGGTGGACGAAATAAAGGCAGCGATTTTAAAGCTTTGGCCGGCAAAATTAAAGAAAAAGCTAAGGCAGTTGTTGTTTTAGGGGAAAGTGCTGAAGATATAGCAGAGGCAGCCAAGGCTGCCGGGTGCAATCGTGTTTTACGGGTAAAAGATTTTCGAGAAGCGGTCTTGCTTGCCCAGCGAGAGGCCGGAGCCGGTGACATAGTTTTATTGTCTCCCGCCTGTGCCAGTTGGGACATGTTTAAAAGTTACGAAGAACGTGGGAACTTATTTAAGCAGGTAGTGAATGATCTGAGGGGGTAA
- a CDS encoding phospho-N-acetylmuramoyl-pentapeptide-transferase, translated as MIKALLISFFTTLVLGPFTIPLLRRLKFGQNIRSDGPSRHMAKAGTPTMGGIMFLVGILLATLWLTRQMEALIVLIAVMGFGLIGLLDDFLKVVLKRSLGLRAREKLAGQIFLSGLVVAVSLTYLGRDTAVSIPFSGLASAGGLHIELGLWLYLAFGILVIVGAANAVNLTDGLDGLAAGVTTAVASAFAVVAIVTGKPGVALVMSAMVGGCFGFLFYNRYPAKVFMGDTGSLALGGGLGAAAIVTGSELFLLLIGGVYVIEALSVIIQVISFQVFGRRVFRMSPLHHHFELGGWSENKVVFTFWTVSAVLALAGIYGLQGLGRPFS; from the coding sequence ATAATTAAGGCACTTTTAATTTCATTTTTCACTACCCTTGTACTGGGGCCTTTTACCATTCCCCTTTTGCGACGGCTCAAATTTGGGCAAAATATACGTAGTGACGGCCCCTCCCGCCATATGGCCAAGGCAGGAACACCTACAATGGGCGGTATAATGTTTTTGGTGGGCATTTTGTTAGCAACTTTATGGTTAACCAGGCAAATGGAAGCCCTGATTGTATTGATTGCAGTAATGGGATTTGGTCTAATTGGCTTACTGGATGACTTTCTTAAAGTTGTGTTGAAAAGATCTTTAGGTTTGCGGGCCCGGGAAAAACTTGCGGGGCAGATTTTTTTGTCCGGACTGGTGGTGGCTGTGAGTCTAACTTACCTGGGAAGGGATACTGCTGTCAGTATTCCCTTTTCGGGCCTTGCATCAGCCGGTGGATTACATATTGAATTAGGCCTTTGGCTGTATCTGGCTTTCGGTATTTTAGTTATTGTAGGGGCTGCCAATGCGGTCAATTTGACCGATGGGCTGGACGGGTTGGCTGCGGGGGTAACTACGGCAGTGGCCTCAGCTTTTGCAGTGGTGGCAATAGTAACGGGAAAGCCGGGAGTGGCCCTGGTGATGTCAGCAATGGTGGGGGGCTGTTTCGGATTCCTCTTTTACAACCGTTACCCAGCCAAAGTATTTATGGGAGACACAGGCTCCCTTGCTCTGGGCGGTGGCCTGGGGGCAGCGGCCATTGTAACCGGGAGTGAGCTTTTCCTACTGCTTATCGGCGGAGTTTACGTGATAGAAGCGCTGTCAGTAATCATCCAGGTGATCAGTTTCCAGGTTTTTGGCCGGCGGGTCTTCAGGATGAGTCCGCTGCACCACCATTTTGAGCTGGGCGGTTGGAGTGAAAATAAGGTAGTATTTACTTTCTGGACGGTATCGGCAGTGTTGGCTCTGGCCGGAATTTACGGTCTCCAGGGACTGGGCCGCCCTTTTTCGTAA
- a CDS encoding UDP-N-acetylmuramoyl-tripeptide--D-alanyl-D-alanine ligase, whose product MKTMTLNEVARAVNGNIVQGDEEKEVAAVSTDSRTLAQGNLFVALRGERYDAHLYLKAAIKSGAGALIVENYDLPDQVPVIVVDDTLKALQALASYNRRQFTVPVIAITGSSGKTTTKDMVASVLAQKFKVLKTEGNFNNEVGLPLTLLEMDETHQAVVVEMAMRGPGEIDQLAGISLPTGAVITNVGEAHLERLGSIENIARAKAELLDHIGQDGFAALHRESPFLAREASRCAGKVITFGGDEADVYAINVQRAKNGNMFTVIYGAEQAQMFIPVTGLHNVQNALASFIVGKQLGLHWNEIAEGLGRAAFSAMRMETEEVGGVTIINDAYNANPSSTKAALQALRETAGEKKAVAVLGNMLELGSGTKDGHTAVGKVAASYGVEYLFTVGDLAEYIATGAEEAGMNRDNISTYSDNRGVAKALGKFLTPGNVVLVKGSRGMHMEEIVEELINDLRSGNGGTTSGGFNN is encoded by the coding sequence GTGAAGACCATGACCTTAAACGAGGTGGCAAGGGCTGTAAACGGAAATATTGTCCAGGGGGACGAAGAAAAAGAGGTCGCTGCTGTTTCTACCGATTCGCGTACCCTTGCGCAGGGGAACTTATTTGTTGCTCTGCGAGGTGAGCGTTATGACGCTCACCTTTACCTGAAAGCGGCTATAAAGTCCGGCGCCGGTGCCCTTATTGTAGAAAATTATGACCTGCCGGATCAGGTCCCGGTGATCGTGGTTGATGATACGTTAAAGGCACTGCAGGCACTGGCCTCTTACAACCGGCGACAATTTACGGTTCCTGTTATAGCTATCACCGGCAGCAGTGGTAAAACCACCACCAAAGACATGGTGGCCTCCGTGTTGGCCCAAAAATTTAAAGTTTTAAAAACAGAGGGGAACTTTAACAATGAAGTGGGTCTTCCCCTTACGTTGTTGGAAATGGATGAAACCCACCAGGCCGTGGTGGTGGAAATGGCTATGCGGGGTCCGGGAGAGATTGACCAGCTGGCGGGCATATCATTACCCACCGGCGCGGTTATCACCAATGTGGGTGAAGCCCACCTGGAAAGATTGGGCTCAATTGAAAATATTGCCCGGGCAAAGGCTGAACTGCTTGACCATATAGGACAGGATGGCTTTGCGGCCCTGCATAGAGAGAGCCCGTTTTTGGCAAGAGAAGCCTCTCGCTGTGCGGGAAAAGTAATTACTTTCGGCGGCGATGAAGCAGATGTTTATGCCATAAACGTACAGAGAGCAAAAAACGGAAATATGTTTACGGTCATTTATGGTGCTGAACAGGCCCAAATGTTTATTCCCGTAACCGGACTTCACAATGTGCAAAATGCCCTTGCTTCATTCATAGTGGGCAAGCAATTGGGTCTGCATTGGAATGAAATTGCAGAAGGGCTGGGCCGGGCTGCTTTTTCCGCTATGCGCATGGAAACTGAAGAGGTTGGTGGGGTGACCATCATAAACGATGCCTATAATGCCAATCCCAGTTCCACTAAGGCTGCATTACAAGCGCTGCGGGAGACTGCGGGAGAAAAAAAGGCAGTGGCTGTACTGGGTAATATGCTGGAATTAGGGTCCGGAACAAAGGATGGACATACTGCAGTGGGAAAGGTTGCTGCTTCCTACGGTGTGGAATATCTGTTTACTGTCGGTGACCTGGCGGAATACATTGCTACGGGAGCTGAAGAAGCAGGAATGAACCGGGATAACATTAGTACATATTCAGACAATAGAGGAGTGGCAAAAGCACTGGGCAAGTTTTTGACCCCGGGTAACGTGGTATTGGTCAAAGGTTCCCGGGGAATGCACATGGAAGAAATCGTTGAAGAATTGATTAATGACTTGAGGAGCGGTAACGGTGGAACAACAAGCGGCGGGTTTAATAATTAA
- a CDS encoding UDP-N-acetylmuramoyl-L-alanyl-D-glutamate--2,6-diaminopimelate ligase encodes MLLSELLAGQQIEASEENRSIEIKGIAYDSRQVGPDFIFVAIEGFKTDGHQFIDDAVSRGAVALLIQREVAVPDGISWAQVRDTRQGLALMAAQFYGFPCDKIKVVGVTGTNGKTTTTHMIRSVYSAAGKKTGLIGTINNMVGDRVLPVKHTTPESVDLQKLMAEMVEEQVEAAVMEVSSHALALKRVESCHFDIGVFTNITQDHLDFHRDMDDYLSAKMKLLTGAGIAIINMDSEYSSRIISECAGKVVTYGVERQADITARDISINPTGVSFIAIWPRGSIRVNMKLTGLFNVYNALAAFAVGIQEDMKAQDIKRALEELEGVPGRFELVNSGQPFAVIVDYAHTPDGLQNILATAREFTKGRLITVLGCGGDRDRTKRPLMGKIGVTMSDLAVITSDNPRTEDPEKIIEDVLEGVNEAKSTDYTIIEDRRSAIGHAIKLARAGDVVVIAGKGHETYQEIDGKRTHFDDREEASIILTELDGAQ; translated from the coding sequence TTGCTGTTAAGTGAGTTATTGGCAGGTCAACAAATAGAGGCGAGTGAAGAGAACCGCTCAATAGAAATAAAAGGAATTGCATATGACTCCAGGCAGGTAGGGCCTGATTTCATTTTTGTTGCCATAGAAGGATTTAAAACTGATGGACACCAATTTATTGACGACGCCGTGTCAAGGGGAGCAGTGGCACTTTTAATCCAGAGGGAAGTTGCTGTTCCAGATGGTATATCCTGGGCACAAGTCCGCGACACGCGCCAAGGACTGGCTTTGATGGCTGCACAGTTTTATGGTTTCCCCTGTGACAAGATTAAGGTAGTTGGAGTAACCGGAACCAATGGTAAAACAACCACCACGCATATGATAAGGTCGGTTTACAGTGCAGCAGGAAAGAAAACAGGACTTATCGGTACCATCAATAATATGGTTGGAGATAGGGTCTTGCCGGTCAAACATACCACCCCGGAATCGGTGGATCTACAAAAATTAATGGCAGAAATGGTTGAAGAGCAGGTGGAGGCAGCGGTAATGGAGGTAAGTTCTCATGCCCTGGCCCTTAAAAGGGTTGAAAGCTGCCACTTTGATATAGGCGTATTTACCAACATCACCCAGGATCACCTGGACTTTCACCGGGATATGGATGATTATCTGTCTGCGAAAATGAAGCTATTGACCGGTGCCGGGATAGCAATCATTAATATGGACAGCGAATATTCCTCCAGGATTATAAGCGAGTGTGCCGGGAAAGTTGTTACCTATGGGGTAGAAAGGCAGGCGGATATTACTGCTAGGGATATAAGTATTAATCCCACTGGAGTTTCTTTCATAGCCATCTGGCCCCGGGGAAGTATACGGGTTAATATGAAACTAACCGGCTTGTTTAATGTATATAATGCTTTGGCAGCATTTGCTGTAGGTATTCAGGAAGACATGAAAGCTCAGGATATTAAAAGAGCATTAGAAGAATTAGAGGGAGTGCCGGGCCGCTTTGAGCTGGTTAACAGCGGGCAGCCCTTTGCAGTGATTGTAGATTACGCTCACACCCCTGACGGTTTGCAAAATATTTTGGCTACCGCCAGGGAATTCACCAAAGGCAGGTTAATTACGGTATTGGGTTGCGGCGGTGACCGTGACCGCACCAAGCGTCCCTTAATGGGAAAAATAGGGGTAACCATGAGTGACCTGGCCGTGATAACTTCCGACAACCCGCGCACTGAAGATCCGGAAAAAATAATAGAAGATGTTTTGGAAGGTGTAAATGAAGCTAAAAGTACAGATTACACAATAATTGAAGACCGGCGCTCAGCCATCGGTCATGCCATTAAATTAGCACGTGCCGGAGACGTAGTGGTCATTGCGGGTAAGGGACATGAGACTTACCAGGAAATAGACGGTAAACGTACTCACTTTGATGATCGGGAAGAAGCTAGTATAATATTAACGGAATTGGACGGTGCACAGTAG
- a CDS encoding stage V sporulation protein D produces the protein MRGINIMIRKRLTLVFFLAGLIFVILIGRLAWIQFVQGEELKDKAEEVRMRDVPVDARRGSIIDRNGNELVTSISVDSIYAIPNHIKDPKQTARDLSAILDMEEDKLYNKLTKKASFEWIKRKVDFGVSKNVKDLEITGIKTVEENKRYYLNDTLASHVMGFSGIDNQGLLGLEKSFDEELKGTPGRIVVEHDAMGREAPGALHEYQKPIPGHNLILTLDETIQYFAERELDNVVSNYDPKLAVAIVMNPKTGEILAMANRPTFNPNSWTEAPKEVWDRNPAIWYNYEPGSTFKIITASSALEVGAVQPQDEFDDPGYIKVADRNIRCWKAGGHGHQTFEEVVQNSCNPGFIEVGLDLGIERFYKYIKAYGFGQPTDINLPGEARGIMIPQKQATNLNIATMAIGQSIAVSPIQLITGVSAAVNGGNLMKPYLVKEITDAEGKTVKEFKPEVQRKVISEETSQEVRTLLEKVVSKGTGRNAFVEGYRVGGKTGTAQVVGNGGYVQGRYVASFAGFAPANDPQVAILVMIAEPKGGVYFGGLIAAPVFQAIARDTLRYLRIPETPGLEKPKQPWEAEQPKFDVDVPNVTNFPVEEAEKTLKSSGLQVQTSGEGNIVYGQTPKAGAVVKNGTTVILHLQAAINDEKGNKQVTVPDLSGLTIKETANLLEDIGLYLVPAGTGLAASQSVPPGRKVVEGTKIEVKFRPPGEQKPNPGVNNQNAIQIEDPYSH, from the coding sequence ATGCGTGGTATCAACATAATGATTCGCAAGAGGCTGACCTTGGTATTCTTTTTGGCCGGCCTAATTTTTGTGATATTAATTGGGCGGTTAGCCTGGATTCAATTTGTACAGGGTGAGGAACTCAAGGATAAAGCCGAAGAAGTAAGGATGCGAGATGTGCCTGTGGATGCCCGTCGCGGCTCAATTATAGACCGCAATGGCAATGAACTGGTCACCAGTATCAGTGTGGATTCTATTTACGCCATCCCCAACCATATCAAAGATCCCAAGCAAACTGCCAGGGATTTAAGTGCTATTTTAGATATGGAAGAAGATAAACTTTATAATAAGTTAACTAAAAAGGCATCCTTTGAGTGGATTAAACGGAAGGTTGATTTTGGAGTCTCTAAAAATGTTAAAGACCTGGAAATAACAGGTATAAAAACCGTAGAAGAAAATAAGAGATATTATCTAAATGATACACTTGCCTCCCATGTAATGGGGTTTTCCGGTATAGACAACCAGGGATTGTTGGGATTGGAGAAAAGCTTTGATGAGGAGCTTAAGGGAACCCCCGGCCGTATTGTGGTGGAACATGATGCCATGGGACGTGAGGCACCCGGTGCTTTGCATGAATATCAAAAGCCCATACCGGGGCACAACCTGATACTTACCTTGGACGAAACCATACAATATTTTGCCGAGCGGGAATTAGATAATGTGGTCAGTAACTATGACCCCAAACTGGCGGTAGCAATAGTAATGAATCCCAAGACCGGCGAAATACTGGCCATGGCTAACCGCCCCACCTTTAACCCCAATAGTTGGACCGAGGCCCCTAAAGAGGTATGGGACCGAAACCCGGCTATATGGTATAATTATGAGCCCGGGTCAACCTTTAAAATTATCACCGCTTCTTCCGCATTGGAAGTAGGCGCGGTGCAGCCGCAAGATGAGTTTGATGATCCCGGCTATATTAAGGTAGCCGACCGCAATATTCGCTGCTGGAAAGCAGGAGGGCACGGTCATCAAACCTTTGAAGAAGTTGTGCAAAACTCTTGTAACCCTGGATTTATCGAGGTAGGCTTAGATCTGGGTATCGAGCGTTTTTATAAATACATAAAGGCATATGGGTTTGGGCAGCCAACGGATATTAACCTACCTGGTGAGGCCAGGGGGATTATGATACCCCAAAAACAGGCTACAAATTTAAATATTGCCACTATGGCCATTGGGCAGTCCATCGCTGTGTCGCCCATTCAGCTGATTACCGGCGTTTCTGCAGCAGTTAACGGCGGCAACTTAATGAAACCCTACTTAGTGAAGGAAATTACCGATGCCGAAGGAAAAACGGTTAAAGAATTTAAACCTGAAGTGCAAAGAAAAGTTATTTCCGAAGAAACGTCACAAGAGGTGAGAACCTTACTGGAAAAAGTGGTCTCAAAAGGCACCGGAAGAAATGCCTTTGTAGAGGGCTACCGGGTGGGTGGTAAAACGGGAACGGCACAGGTTGTTGGCAATGGTGGATACGTGCAGGGCAGGTATGTTGCCTCCTTTGCCGGGTTTGCTCCCGCCAATGATCCGCAAGTAGCTATACTGGTTATGATTGCTGAGCCCAAGGGAGGCGTTTATTTCGGTGGACTGATAGCCGCACCGGTATTTCAGGCCATTGCCAGGGATACCCTCAGGTATTTGAGAATACCTGAAACTCCCGGGCTTGAAAAGCCCAAACAACCGTGGGAAGCTGAGCAGCCAAAATTTGACGTGGATGTTCCCAACGTTACAAATTTCCCTGTGGAAGAAGCAGAAAAGACATTGAAATCATCCGGACTGCAGGTTCAAACCTCCGGTGAGGGAAATATTGTTTACGGTCAAACCCCAAAGGCCGGAGCCGTAGTAAAAAACGGTACCACAGTTATCCTGCATCTGCAGGCGGCAATTAACGATGAGAAAGGAAACAAACAAGTTACCGTACCAGACCTGAGCGGGCTTACCATTAAAGAAACGGCGAACCTGTTAGAGGATATTGGTTTATACCTGGTGCCGGCAGGCACCGGACTGGCAGCAAGTCAAAGTGTTCCACCTGGACGGAAAGTGGTGGAAGGTACCAAGATAGAGGTAAAGTTTAGGCCACCGGGTGAACAAAAGCCTAACCCCGGGGTGAATAATCAAAACGCAATACAAATTGAAGATCCTTATTCCCATTAG
- the ftsL gene encoding cell division protein FtsL, translated as MIVAREQVQDNYGVPSASPREDKRKRSSLQAEHLSMRHRLISVGLIALTFVVGITISFYYAQVYITNYRIQNTQKQLAVLQQETDALYSDLAELSSLERVERVAISELGMVRPDGSDVVKLDMNNKAPIHSNQTTSLPGQTVRLNEPEEKTEARTPREKNWVIQAFSDLVKQVEEGVPSR; from the coding sequence TTGATAGTAGCCAGGGAGCAAGTACAAGATAATTATGGAGTTCCCTCTGCAAGTCCAAGGGAAGATAAAAGGAAAAGGTCTTCTTTACAAGCGGAACATCTTTCCATGCGCCATCGCCTAATCTCAGTGGGGTTGATTGCCTTAACTTTTGTTGTCGGAATAACAATTAGTTTTTATTACGCGCAAGTATACATTACGAATTACCGCATTCAAAATACACAAAAACAATTAGCAGTACTGCAGCAAGAAACGGATGCCTTGTACAGTGATCTGGCTGAGCTTTCTTCCCTGGAAAGGGTTGAAAGAGTGGCCATCAGTGAATTGGGAATGGTTAGGCCTGACGGTTCTGATGTGGTTAAATTAGACATGAATAATAAGGCTCCGATTCATTCTAATCAGACTACTTCCCTTCCAGGACAGACAGTGCGACTTAATGAGCCGGAGGAAAAGACAGAGGCAAGAACTCCGCGGGAGAAAAATTGGGTTATACAGGCATTCAGTGACCTGGTGAAACAGGTTGAGGAAGGAGTACCTTCACGTTAA
- the rsmH gene encoding 16S rRNA (cytosine(1402)-N(4))-methyltransferase RsmH, with product MLEEVMEGLNLFPGGLYVDCTAGGGGHSEEILRRTSPDGKLLALDQDPDALNAVSRRLQDYVERLWLERANFIELNVVLNKLQISNVDGILFDLGVSSYQLDNPARGFSYMEDAPLDMRMDPSQQETAAHLVQKASKKKLTDIIKKYGEEKWASRIADFIVRERKKQAIETTVQLVEIIKAAVPASARRKGPHPAKRTFQALRIAVNKELEILEDALRGAVGELSPGGRICIISFHSLEDRVVKEVFKELSDPCTCPRDFPQCVCGLKPSLKRVTRKPIVPSPEELDQNSRSRSAKLRIAEKL from the coding sequence ATGCTCGAAGAAGTTATGGAGGGACTTAACTTATTTCCCGGTGGGTTATATGTTGATTGTACCGCCGGCGGAGGCGGGCACAGTGAGGAAATACTGAGGCGAACATCTCCGGACGGTAAACTTTTGGCCTTGGATCAGGACCCGGATGCCCTTAATGCGGTATCTCGTCGACTGCAAGATTACGTGGAAAGGTTATGGCTGGAAAGGGCTAATTTTATTGAGTTGAATGTAGTTTTGAATAAATTACAAATTAGTAATGTAGATGGAATTTTATTTGACCTGGGTGTGAGTTCTTACCAACTGGACAACCCTGCAAGGGGTTTCTCCTACATGGAAGACGCTCCCCTGGATATGAGAATGGACCCTTCTCAGCAGGAAACCGCGGCTCACTTGGTGCAAAAAGCATCCAAAAAAAAGCTTACTGACATCATCAAAAAGTACGGAGAAGAAAAGTGGGCTTCGCGAATTGCCGATTTTATCGTTCGGGAAAGAAAAAAACAGGCAATTGAAACCACCGTACAATTAGTGGAAATAATTAAAGCGGCTGTTCCAGCCAGCGCCCGGCGCAAAGGCCCACACCCGGCAAAGCGCACTTTCCAGGCCCTGCGAATTGCTGTCAACAAGGAGTTGGAAATCTTAGAAGATGCTCTTCGCGGGGCAGTGGGAGAACTGTCTCCCGGGGGGCGTATATGCATAATAAGTTTTCACTCACTGGAAGACAGGGTGGTCAAGGAAGTTTTTAAGGAGTTATCGGACCCATGTACGTGTCCGCGCGATTTCCCCCAGTGTGTTTGCGGGCTAAAACCGTCGCTAAAACGGGTAACCCGAAAGCCTATAGTACCGTCACCGGAAGAATTGGATCAAAACTCCCGCTCGCGTAGTGCAAAACTGCGGATAGCCGAAAAACTTTAG
- the mraZ gene encoding division/cell wall cluster transcriptional repressor MraZ, which yields MFLGEHQHTIDAKGRLIIPSRFREGLGENFVLTKGLDTCLFAYPLEEWAIVERKMRSLPMTKSDARAFVRFFFSGATECEIDKQGRVLIPAPLREYAGLKKETIVIGVSSRVEMWAKDKWEAYSADAASSVEEIAEKMEDLDLGI from the coding sequence ATGTTCCTTGGAGAGCACCAACATACAATAGATGCTAAAGGAAGGCTTATTATTCCTTCCCGCTTTCGCGAAGGTCTGGGTGAAAACTTTGTTCTTACCAAGGGTTTGGACACATGCTTATTTGCCTACCCGTTAGAGGAGTGGGCAATTGTAGAACGTAAAATGCGTTCTTTGCCCATGACTAAATCTGACGCCCGTGCTTTCGTTAGATTTTTCTTTTCCGGTGCTACCGAATGCGAAATTGACAAACAGGGCAGGGTACTTATTCCTGCTCCCTTAAGAGAATATGCCGGTTTAAAAAAGGAAACTATAGTTATCGGTGTGTCTTCCAGAGTGGAAATGTGGGCGAAGGACAAGTGGGAAGCCTACAGTGCCGATGCCGCTTCTTCGGTGGAAGAAATAGCCGAGAAAATGGAAGATCTTGACCTGGGCATTTAG
- a CDS encoding CBS domain-containing protein, which translates to MHSKTVKDYMVPWSDYPAIKVDKTLEQAVDMINDMASKKGYRWIIVTDENNDLVGFLTLRSIFEAIDNLVPQSGDWMGISTRIQLIKDTSLRECMKPMVNVTTFENDPPMKVAELILNNRVTIVPVLNDKSDIVGIIRPVDLLPFIKELFDKN; encoded by the coding sequence GTGCACAGCAAAACTGTAAAGGACTATATGGTTCCCTGGTCAGATTACCCGGCCATAAAAGTTGATAAAACTCTCGAACAAGCCGTTGACATGATCAATGACATGGCTAGTAAGAAGGGTTATCGCTGGATTATAGTAACAGACGAAAATAATGACCTGGTGGGTTTCTTAACATTACGCAGCATTTTTGAGGCCATAGATAATTTAGTGCCTCAATCCGGGGATTGGATGGGCATTTCCACTAGGATACAGCTAATCAAAGACACGTCACTGAGAGAATGTATGAAACCGATGGTCAATGTTACTACCTTTGAAAACGACCCCCCCATGAAAGTGGCGGAATTAATTCTAAACAACCGCGTCACCATTGTACCCGTATTGAACGACAAGTCTGATATCGTGGGGATTATCAGGCCTGTAGACCTACTACCGTTCATTAAGGAACTGTTTGACAAAAATTAA
- a CDS encoding histidinol-phosphatase HisJ family protein: MLVDYHLHTARCGHARGTMEEFVLAARGKGLIEIGFADHIPMYWLPDEHRDPEIAMSSTELPAYIEEVLALRAKYPEMTIKLGIEADYIPGREEELNQFLSGYDFDYVLGSVHYVESWGFDNPAYIARYKEWDIDELYHRYFDLVQQAARSGLFNVMAHPDLVKKFGYRSQGSLHDLYAETARVFKSAGVYVEINTAGLRAPVGEIYPNHEFLQHCIKQGIRFTIGSDAHLPEQVGEGFEQVQLLVSENDIARL; encoded by the coding sequence ATGCTAGTTGATTACCATTTACATACCGCCCGGTGCGGTCATGCCCGGGGCACCATGGAAGAGTTCGTGCTGGCGGCCCGGGGTAAAGGGTTAATAGAGATAGGTTTTGCAGATCATATACCCATGTATTGGTTGCCGGATGAACACAGAGATCCGGAAATAGCCATGAGCTCTACAGAATTGCCGGCATATATAGAAGAGGTTCTAGCTTTGCGTGCTAAGTATCCGGAAATGACAATCAAGCTGGGTATTGAAGCAGATTATATACCGGGCAGGGAAGAAGAACTCAACCAATTCCTTTCGGGCTATGACTTTGATTATGTTCTGGGTTCCGTTCACTATGTGGAAAGCTGGGGCTTTGATAATCCTGCGTACATAGCAAGGTATAAGGAATGGGACATTGATGAGCTTTATCACCGTTATTTTGACTTAGTACAGCAGGCGGCACGGTCAGGGTTATTTAATGTCATGGCCCACCCTGACCTGGTAAAAAAGTTTGGCTATCGTTCGCAAGGGAGCTTGCACGATTTATATGCAGAGACAGCCCGGGTATTTAAGAGTGCCGGAGTGTACGTGGAGATAAACACCGCCGGCCTTAGGGCCCCTGTGGGGGAAATATATCCTAACCATGAATTTTTGCAGCACTGCATAAAACAGGGTATTAGATTTACCATTGGCTCCGATGCTCATCTACCGGAGCAGGTGGGTGAGGGGTTCGAGCAAGTGCAATTATTAGTGAGCGAGAATGATATAGCTAGGCTTTAA